Below is a window of Micromonospora chersina DNA.
GACCTGCGGGAGAACGGTGGCTACCACGCCGCCCGCGAGGAGCAGGGCAAGGCCGAGGGTCGCATCCTCTACCTGAAGGAGCTGCTCCGCACGGCCAAGGTCGGCGAGGCCCCGACCGCCGACGTGGTGTCGCCCGGCATGGTCGTCACGATCTACTTCGACGACGACGCCGACGACACGGAGACCTTCCTGCTCGGCTCCCGTGAGATCGCCTCCACGACCGACCTCACCGTCTACAGCCCCGAGTCCGCGCTCGGCAAGGCGATCCTGGGCGGCAAGGCGGGCCAGACCTGCACCTACACGGCCCCCAGCGGGGCCGACATCAAGGTGACGGTCGTCAAGTTCGAGCCGTTCTCCGGCTAGCCGCCAACCGGACCCGCGCCGGATGGCTCGGGTCCGACCCGACCGAGGCTGACAGGCTCCTCGGATCCGAGCCAGAAACACCCGACCGCCCCGACCGGCATCGTCCGGCCGGGGCGGTCGCGTCCTCGGTGCTCATCCCTCGCCCGCGAAGACCACCTGGTAGCCGCTGGCCCGCAGGGCGCTGATCAGCGTGTCCGAGTGCTCGACACCGCGGGTCTCCACCGACAGCGCGACCTCCACCTCGCCGAGCCGCAAGTGGGGGTTGGCCCGCTGGTGCACCACGTCGACCACGTTGGCCCGGTGCTCGGCGATCTCGCTGAGCAGCGAGGCGAGCTGACCCGGCCGGTCCGTGCAGCGGACGGTGACCCGCAGGTAGCGGCCGGCCGCCGCCAACCCGTGCTCGATCACCCGCAGCATCAGCAGCGGGTCGATGTTGCCGCCGGAGAGCACGGCCACCACCGGCGCCTGCACCTCCACGGCCCCCGCCAGCAGCGCGGCCACGCCGACCGCGCCGGCGGGCTCCACCACCTGCTTGCCGCGTTCGAGCAGCATGAGCAGCGCCCGGGAGATGTCCTCCTCGGTGACCGTGACGATCTCGTCGACAAGCTTGCGGACGTGGGTGAAGGTCAGCTCGCCCGGGCGGCCGACCGCGATCCCGTCGGCGATCGTCGAGAAGAAGGGCAGCCGGACCGGCTCGCCGGCCTTGAGCGAGGGCGGGAAGGCGGCGGCGCTCGCCGCCTGCACGCCGATCACGCGTACGTCGGGGCGCAGCGCCTTGGCGACCACCGCCAGGCCGGAGATCAGCCCGCCGCCGCCCACCCCGGTCACGATGGTCTTCACGTCCGGGCACTGTTCGAGGATCTCCAGGGCCACCGTGCCCTGCCCGGCGATGACGTCCCGGTGGTCGAACGGGTGGATGAACACCGCCCCGGTCCGCTCGGCGAAGGTCTGCGCCGCGACGAGCGACTCGTCCACCGTGTTGCCGACCAACTCGACCTGGGCCCCGTACCCCTTGGTGGCGGCCACCTTCGGCAGCGGCGCGTTCACCGGCATGAACACCGTGGCGTGCGCGCCGACCAGGCCGGCGGCGAGCGCCACCCCCTGGGCGTGGTTGCCGGCGCTCGCCGCGACCACGCCGCGCTCCCGCTCCTCCGGGGAGAGCCGGGAGATCCGCACGTACGCGCCGCGGACCTTGTACGACCCGGCGCGCTGCACGTTCTCGCACTTCAACCACGTCGGCCCGCCGAGCGCGGCGCTGAGCGGCCGGGACGGCTCCAGCGGGGTGGTGCGGGTGACGCCGGCGAGCAGTTCCCGCGCGGCCTGTACGTCGGCGAGACCGACCAGTTCCGTCATGCCCCGATCGTGCCACCCGACCCCGGCGGAACCTGCGGCGACGCCACGGTCGGCTCCGCCGGCACCTGCGGTGACGGCGCAACTCCCGGCTGCGCCGGGTGGGCGTACCCGAACGGCACGCCCGGCGCCGGCCAGCCGGCGGGGACGGGCCAGGCAGGCCGGCCGAGAGCAATCCGCTGCTCCTGCGCCACGGAGATGCGCCGGATCAGCACGATCACCGACACCGCGGCGGTCAGGCAGGCGACCAGCGGGATGAGGTGCCAGCCGAGCGCCTCGCGGTAGAAGTCGGCATACCACCGGAACTCGGTGTCGAACCGGGGCTCCTCGGGCAGCCGGGCGTACGCCCGGTCGTCGCGCCGGCTGACCAGGCGCTCCCCGACGCTGAAGGCCAGCCACGCGGCCCACCAGATCCAGACCAGCCCCGGGGTGAACCGCTTCCAGAGGCTGTCCCGGGCGAGGTTGGCGACCACCCGGGCGGGCACCACGAAGTTGGCGAACGGCACCAGCCAGCCGGCGATCGCCCAGCCGGTCCCGAGGTGCGGAAGCGCACCCGGGAAGGCATCCAGGTTCTTCCGGGCCCGCCAGGTCCAGATGATGACCAGTACGGCGGCCGTCAGGTAGGCCACCAGGAACGGCAGCGAGAGCACCACCTCGAGCAGCACGGCGCCGAGCAGCACGTCCGGGTCCTGGCTCTCCCTCGCCCGGCCGGCCAGCACGACGCCGGCCAGCGGGAAGAGTGCCACCAACGCGTAGAGCAGCGCGGTCGCGCCCACCGCGACGGAGGCGGCGAGGCCGATCCCGCGCACCGAGTAGGTGGGCACGCCCGGGGCGAGGGCGGGCTGGCCGTGCGGCGTGTAGCAGTTCTGGCACTCATTGTCGGCGGGGGATGTCTCGTCCCCGCAGGTGTGGCAGCGCATGGATGACCGTCCCGGTGTGCGTGAGGTGCGCACACGCTAGACGATCATGCGCGGGCCGGCGACCCCGTCCCGACCCGGGGATAGCCGGGGGCGTGCCGCTGCCACGGCGCCTGCATCTCGAACTGGCCGGCCACGCCGAGCAGCAGCAGCTCCGAGCCGGGCGGGCCGACGAACTGCACGGCGACCGGCAGGCCGTCCGGGCGGCGGCCGACCGGCACCACGATGGCGGGCAGCCCCGCGATGTTCCAGGGCGCGGCGTACGGGGCGTACCCGATGTTGGCCTTCATGTTCGCCACCCAGGACCGGCCGGACCAGCCGGCGGCCGCCGGCGGCGGGCCGGCCAGCGCCGGGGTGAGCAGCAGGTCGACCGAGTGGTCGGCGAAGAAGTTCACCGACCGGTCGCGCCAGGCGGCGCGGTCGGCCTCGCGCACGTACCCCCGGCGCTGCGCCCACTCGCCGAGCGCGACGTGCCGGCGGCTGCGCCGCTGGAGGCCGCGCCGCTCCACGCCCGCGGCCTGCACGTCGGCGGCGGCCGCGGCGAACCAGGTGGCGATGCCCTGGAGGCCGAGCCGGGTCGGGTAGACCGGGTCGGCGGGGACGGTGTCGTGGCCGGCGGCGGCGAGCAGCCGGCCCGCGGCGGCGACCGCGTCCCGGTTCGGCGCGTCCGGCGAGACGCC
It encodes the following:
- the greA gene encoding transcription elongation factor GreA, with protein sequence MSTNDNEAPATWLSQDAYDRLQAELDEHIANRPVIAAEINARREEGDLRENGGYHAAREEQGKAEGRILYLKELLRTAKVGEAPTADVVSPGMVVTIYFDDDADDTETFLLGSREIASTTDLTVYSPESALGKAILGGKAGQTCTYTAPSGADIKVTVVKFEPFSG
- the ilvA gene encoding threonine ammonia-lyase; this encodes MTELVGLADVQAARELLAGVTRTTPLEPSRPLSAALGGPTWLKCENVQRAGSYKVRGAYVRISRLSPEERERGVVAASAGNHAQGVALAAGLVGAHATVFMPVNAPLPKVAATKGYGAQVELVGNTVDESLVAAQTFAERTGAVFIHPFDHRDVIAGQGTVALEILEQCPDVKTIVTGVGGGGLISGLAVVAKALRPDVRVIGVQAASAAAFPPSLKAGEPVRLPFFSTIADGIAVGRPGELTFTHVRKLVDEIVTVTEEDISRALLMLLERGKQVVEPAGAVGVAALLAGAVEVQAPVVAVLSGGNIDPLLMLRVIEHGLAAAGRYLRVTVRCTDRPGQLASLLSEIAEHRANVVDVVHQRANPHLRLGEVEVALSVETRGVEHSDTLISALRASGYQVVFAGEG
- a CDS encoding DUF4328 domain-containing protein, with the translated sequence MRCHTCGDETSPADNECQNCYTPHGQPALAPGVPTYSVRGIGLAASVAVGATALLYALVALFPLAGVVLAGRARESQDPDVLLGAVLLEVVLSLPFLVAYLTAAVLVIIWTWRARKNLDAFPGALPHLGTGWAIAGWLVPFANFVVPARVVANLARDSLWKRFTPGLVWIWWAAWLAFSVGERLVSRRDDRAYARLPEEPRFDTEFRWYADFYREALGWHLIPLVACLTAAVSVIVLIRRISVAQEQRIALGRPAWPVPAGWPAPGVPFGYAHPAQPGVAPSPQVPAEPTVASPQVPPGSGGTIGA